One window from the genome of Luteithermobacter gelatinilyticus encodes:
- a CDS encoding AraC family transcriptional regulator has translation MTKPLDRFSLFHTHDADEARELVSRVYCDHRLTPKGRTDVNALHNHARLSGVSVNYMEYGSDIYVEPGYLKDFYLFQLPLEGAAEIETGGKMFQSTRHTPSVINPTEYTRMCWSADCRKLLLQVKPAAITERLSRILMRPVEKPLLFDSQVQDNNRHAQSWWRHIAHLIQDLDNGLDPWRSRFLLEDLERNILTGILYSFSHNYSETLMAQESCAVPRHVKLAEDYIMEHLQENISIDDLVNVAGVSERSLFDGFKNFRGTTPMKYILKLRLARVREDLLRGSEDSNVTRIATKWGFSQLGRFAVNYRKVYGETPSETLRRRTQV, from the coding sequence ATGACCAAACCGCTAGACAGGTTCAGCCTTTTCCATACCCACGATGCTGACGAGGCCCGCGAGCTTGTCAGCCGGGTTTATTGTGACCATCGCCTTACGCCCAAGGGCCGGACTGACGTCAATGCGCTTCACAATCATGCCCGCCTGTCCGGTGTATCCGTCAATTATATGGAATATGGCTCCGACATTTATGTGGAGCCCGGCTATCTCAAGGATTTTTATCTGTTTCAGCTTCCCCTTGAAGGAGCCGCTGAAATCGAAACCGGCGGCAAGATGTTTCAGTCCACCCGACACACCCCGTCCGTCATCAACCCCACCGAATATACCCGCATGTGCTGGAGCGCCGACTGTCGCAAGCTGCTGCTTCAAGTCAAACCGGCCGCCATTACCGAACGCCTGTCCCGAATTCTCATGCGGCCGGTGGAAAAACCACTCCTGTTCGACAGCCAAGTTCAGGATAATAACCGCCACGCACAAAGCTGGTGGCGACATATTGCGCATCTGATTCAGGATCTGGACAACGGGCTGGATCCCTGGCGGTCCCGGTTCCTGCTGGAAGACCTGGAACGGAATATTCTTACCGGAATCCTGTATTCCTTCAGCCACAATTACAGCGAAACCCTGATGGCCCAGGAAAGCTGCGCCGTGCCCCGGCATGTGAAACTGGCTGAAGACTATATCATGGAACATTTGCAAGAAAATATTTCCATTGACGATCTGGTCAATGTGGCCGGTGTCAGCGAACGTTCCCTGTTTGACGGTTTCAAGAATTTCCGGGGCACTACGCCTATGAAATATATTCTCAAACTGCGGCTGGCGCGGGTGAGAGAAGACCTGCTTCGCGGTAGCGAAGACAGCAATGTCACCCGTATCGCCACCAAATGGGGGTTTTCCCAGCTGGGCCGTTTTGCCGTCAATTACCGTAAGGTTTACGGGGAAACCCCGTCCGAAACCCTGCGTCGTCGCACCCAGGTTTAA